taACTTTTACTGtaccaataaaaaaactttctttgttCAAGTTTAACCATTAAGAAATTAATCATAGTACATTTAATAGccattatttttatacagtgaTACAGTGATACAACACACTGATACATTTTTACCCGTTAAACTCTGATCTGAACCTCAGTAAGTtccagaggatttttttttgtagtagaTGAACCCAGTAGCTGAAAGCACGATCCCCAACACCAGACCTGAAGCTCCGATAGCAGTCTTACTCCTCTCAGATGCAGGAGCAGAGGGGTCTGTGAtgtaacaacatttaaaaaagaaacacaaaatggAAAATATAATTAGCAGGTCGActgtgctctgttttttttttttatgtaatttaatagCAGTTTAGTTTAGTGTGATCAGACTCACCCCACTTATAGCTCATGGGCTTTGTGAAGCTGGCGTGTTCCACCACACAGGAGATCTCCTCTCCAGATTCAGGCTTATACTCCAGATGTGAGTGGACCTGATAGTACCAGTCTCCATTAGCCATCTCCTCTGTGGACGTCACACCTCCTTCAACCTCCTTACAGTTTCTTAGCCAGGTGACTTTAATGAACTTTGGGTAAAAATTGTAAGCACTGCACATCAGCATAGCAGGATGTGATCCATCTGACTGCTTCACTGACTTCACCATAACACGGGGCTCCACTGTAGAAGTAGAAGTAACCACAGAACCACAgacatgtgtttttatttaataatcccACTTTCAATCTTGTAATTATAAGGcagtttccttatttatttataagtaacCAACACTAAATTACCTGATTTCCCAATTATAGCTGAATAGCGGTTTTTAGCATTGTGCTTACAGAAATCATTTACATCAGCTCGCTTTCTTTGCATGAAGGCTGTGTCATTGTTAAATCTCTCTGCATTAAAAATGCCATGCTGAGTGTAGCCCTGATACTTGCCGACTGTACTGTTAAACCACCTGTACCTAATCTTATTGAAAATGCAGGATTGGATGTAAACCATATCACTTAAATCACTGGAGCTGTAAATGCACTCAGATCGCCCCTCCATGTAATATCCACCTGAAACAGACACGTAAGAGTTATTTAGTCTCAACtatttatttacactttacACAATAAATCCAGTATGAACCAACCTACCAATTGTGTCCAGCATGGAAAATAACTCCAACAGGAGACAAATCCACAGCTTTGCCATCATCTCTTATTGTAAAAGAGTTGAGACTGAGAGAAGTCAGTGTGCTgtgtactcactcactcactcactcactctgtgTTATTAAACTGGCCAATCCTATGCTGAAGAGACGCTGCATCATCAGTCACCAcattacatttcacatttaaccAAGGTTAAATACATTCTGTTAACATTCATAGTTAAATCTGGGATGTAAACCTTGCACCAATATGGGTTGTTAGGGTAAATAATCATttctaattcattattttataattcaaTATTTTTCTATCTACATAAGTTTCAAAGTCATGGTTTGGTATATTTtcatacagcaaaaaaaaaaaaaaaatgaatttattttaattcattctgAATTTAAATTCATACTTTAAGAAGGGCACAtatctttctttttcaaaaacacatacacaagcatttataccccttgaactttttcacattttgtaaaACATAAACAGTGGCAAATAATTGTGAattggaagaaaaataaaaaatgttttttacaaataaatatctagAATGTGCCATCACTAAGTCAGTGCTTTATAGATCCACCTTTCACTGCAATTAAAGTGCCAGGACTTTAGGGGTCTCTATCAGCTTTGATCATCTACTGTAGagcaggggtctccaaatccagtcctggaggaccAGTGTacaacacagtttggtgattctccttcaaacacagctgatttaactaatctgttaattactaggttcagtTGATGTGTTTAGGCAGTGGCGATTTTAGGGATGGGCGAACGGTGCAGCCGCCCGGGGTGGCATTTTGACACATGTGGCGGCCCACGAacttggagaaaaaaataataatctgtgcCGCTAAGCGTTTTCTATTATCTATGATACCTGTGCTCGCTCAGAAGCTGAGTGAGCGGAGAGGAGAGGGgctgttgggggggggggggggggggggcattgcTGGGTGTTGGGGGCGCAGAGTACAGTTCACCTCTCCCAAATGACGCTGACAAGGAGGGGGGCTCAATTATGTCAGACTGACTTTCTTACAAATAACGGACatttcattcaaaatattataaacacagaccaataattagcataataacttttttaattgatttaattgtGTGAAATGGCTAATAAAAATAGGTAATAAAAAACGATTATGATGTGGAGATGAATTGGTTTAGTCTTGACTTCTGGTCGTGAGTGACAGCGTTGGGGGAAATCTGGGCgccgggagggagtctcgcccagggagcaattcagtgtagaaccgccactgttTTTAGgcgttggtgaattacaaactgtgctgggtCCGGTTTCTTGAAAGCCATTTCCCGAAACGTTTGcacgctaagtatctcttaggtaagtcacacatTTGTagggttggtctggaccaaccttaactcattctTAGCATAGTTTCAGTTTAAGATGCTAGTCgccgccactgagcagcagtctttataaatcagcggcaTATGGAAGTACATTATGGCtcgttatcaaagtcgtattaatgatggaatatactgtaggcctgtttaagagttaaattttatttgatatcagaactaatagagtaacttttaattagcctatttcataatgtgactaatgcactAAAATCACTTTcaatattaaacaggtggcaaacagtttggcagcgatacagcgtgttgttgtgctaaaccgAAGACGGCGCCGTATTTCAAACCCTGCAtccacacatttttttctgagtaattgtaatgctttatacagtactcctatctcacctatgcggtttgactcgctgtGAGATGCAGTGTTATATCCCTATATCACCTAAGCGGTTTCGCGCAGTGGCCGTAAGTAGTGTTAATCATGATTCAGCGCGAGTTTTTGCGccgtgattacgtttccatctttctgcgtGAAAACTTAAACGTTACATTTTTTGGGCGGTCCTCACGGAAGCTtgcagaccttgcagaactttggTGGGCAATCTGAGGAAAGTGCTAGCCGCTCTTTCCGCgtgcgcaagctcacagacacccctgattggctgtagagccgcgattaatgtgggagcacaaagtacctctcacccctcccctctaagagagctcagccaatcagctctctctaggcctccggctgtgagaggtaacagcatcacccggggatcaaaccagcgatctccggataatagggcgatcactttaccactgcgccactcggaggcccctaaacatgtttaattttttttggcgTGGTAAAATAGAAACGTAACCACGGCAAACCTCACgctaaatcatgatgaaccgtacttgcggccaccgcgcgaaaccacgtagatgagatactgtaggggtattaaacctctactctgtcatctcatcgtatttATTCCGtaagtgcgctatacaaccccaaacatggacatgcttcacattgtttctgaagatGGCtgagtgttgtcagctgtttgtcaatcaactatgattgtatactcgGTTTGTTTCACTGTCAccacaggttacatgaaaatattagcgacagtttggtgatttaatttatatatttgtctattatggcatgctattgataggttaacccatgtcgaaataaatgttattggaagaatttagtgccatgtttaatttgcataaaaagtgccgtctttcttaacgctgtcatgcaaaaggagttaAAAATTGATTCCTGAGCGAttgatgtcagctaattcaggaccttcactgtagacagcgccttgtaacgttGGACGTAAGGGGCAGCGACTtaagactcctaagggacagtgCGAGGAATACACTTACTTttcgtaagatatatcttaagaggcttcagatacctcggtgtttacatcacacaggacctggcatggtcctgtcacatcaacaccgtggtaaaaaaggcccggcagcgtctgtacaacctcagatgcttgaaagactttagactgccctccaaggggctcaggaatttctactcctgcaccatagagagcatcctaacgggaaacatcacaacctggttcgggaacagcaccatgcaggacagacgagctctcccaaagagaacctcaacatcttcagctctgctacctccaactctgcctcctgtcttttcttcagcgccactgtctctaagccgtagagcattgctggtctcaccactgtcctgtacacctttcctttcattctcgctgatactcttttatcgcacaacacacctgacacttttctccacccattccaacctgcctgtacccgcctcttcacctcctttaaaCACTCTCCGTtactctggactgttgaccctaagtacttaaaatcctgcaccttctttacctctgctccctgtagcctcaccgatcctcctgggtccctctcatttacacacatgtattccttcttgctgcggctaaccttcattcctctgctttccagagcatacctcctcctctccaaattttcttccacctgttccctgctctcgctacagagcacaatgtcatctgcaaacatcatagtcaatggagactcctgtcttacctcatctgtcatcctgtccatcaccagagcaaacaaaaacgggcttagagccgatccttgatgcagacccacctccaccttgaactcttctgtcacacctacagcacatcttaccactgtcttacagctctcatacatgtcctgcaccactctaacatacttctctgccactccagacttcctcatacaataccacagctcctctcttggcaccctgtcatatgctttctctaaatctaaaaagacacaatgcaactccctgttaccttctctgtacttctccgccagcatcctcaaagcaaatactgcatctgatgtactctttctaggcataaaaccatattgctgctcacaaatgctcacctctgcccttaacccagcttccactactctttcccacagctttattgtctggctcatatagctttatacctctataattgccacagctttgcacatctcccttgttcttaaaaattggcaccaatacacttctcctccattcctctggaatcctctcactctccaagatcttgttaaacaaacttgtcacaaactctactgccacctctcctaagcacttccatacctccacaggtatgtcatcaggaccaacagcctttccactcttcatccttttcaacgcccttctcacctcacttctaccaatatttgctacttcctgttccacaacagtcacctcttctactctttgttctctttcgttttcctcattcatcaactccttaaagtactcctttcatcttcccatcaccctcctggcatctgtcagtacatttccatctctatctttaatcactctaacctgctgcacatccttcccatctctatctctctgccttgccaacctgtacggATCCCcttctccctccttactgtctagcctagcatacaagtcctcatatgctctttgccacccctaccttcaccttactctgcatctccctgtactcctgtctactcttttagtcctctcagtgtccacCTTCTTCtaagctagcctctttccctgtatacactcctggacttctccattccaccaccaagtctctttgtccactttccccttacctgatgatacaccaagtaccctcctacctgtctccctgatcacattggctgtagttgtccagtcaactgaaagcacctcctgaccacccatagcctgtctcaactcctccctaaagacttcacaacattcttcctttctcagcttccaccactttgtcctctgctctgcctttgtcctcttcgccttcctcaccaccagggttattttacacacgaccattctgtgttgtctggctacactctcccctaccaacactttgcagtcactgatctctttcaggttacaacgttgacacaagatgtagttgacctgagtgcttctgcctccactcttatatgtcaccctatgttcctgcctcttctggaagaaagtatttactactgccatttccatcctctttgcaaagtccaccaccatctgtccttctacattcctgtcctgaagaccaaacctgcccatcacattttcatcacatctgttcccttccccaacatgtccattgaagtctgcaccaatcaccactctttcacctctggggatgctctgcatcacttcatctaactcactccagaatttctgcttctcttttaactcacatcctacctgtggggcataaccactaacaacattgaacattatcccttcaatttccagcttcagactcatcaccctatctgatactctcttcacctctagaacattccttacagtacaaactcctcttttagaataacccctactctatttcttttcctatccacaccatggtaaaacaatttgaaccctgatcctaagcttctagccttgctacctttccacctggtctcctggacacacagtatatccaccttccttctctgcatcatatcaactaactctcttcccttccctgtcatggtcccaacattcaaagtccctactatcactcctaaactcttgcctttcctcttctctctctgctttcgaacacgccttcctcctctccttcgaccaacagtagcccaatttccacagGCCAACACTGTCCTGTTAGCGTCCTGTCTGAATCTGACTTCAAGACTTTCCTGACCAACCatatctaacggtcatatttaaaagtcataacagacagttataaagtaaaaaacgtTTCTGTAggtgttagatttttttttctatgattaatacttatttgtggtgttttatgttttgtacatcttttcaaattgagacctcatttgtaagttgctgctggtgtaaaacagtgtttttaataaatataattataaactaGTAATATAGTTTTTGAGGGCCTAGCAAGACAAAGCATTTCTTTCCAAACTATTGCTTAAGGTTTGTAGCACACAATTTCAGAATGTCTTTATATCTTTCATTAGAAATCCAGTATATTATGTACTGTCACGGCGCGCCTGTGATGGCATGTGCCCTAATCTAATATCGTGCTTTACTCACTAGCTAGGCAGCCTCCCCTTCTGCAGATGTGCTAAGAAGCGGGCCCGCAGAATTAGGCATGACTGTTGAGCTATTTCCGTTAATGATGCCGTTAATGATCTATAAAACACAGCGGGGAGTGTAGCTCGGGCCCCGTCTGTTGGGATACTGGACCTTCTAGAGCGGAGAGTGCGATGCATGCGTGCGGTAAATGCAGAAGAGCGGCAAGCGAGTGTGGTAAATGGAACAAGCCCCAGGGAAAAGAGGCAAATGCAGTACTTTGAtctgagtgtgcaattaaattccatgtgaGCAAAGTTGCGGGCACAGCTGGTGTTTGATACAGCTCCAATACAAAGTCCTATACTTAATGATAAAATAACTTATTACAATGTTTACATTATGTACAACAAGTGTCACTATTAATCAAACTacaaaatagaatttttttatgaaaaggaaaatgaaatcaATTATTTGGatacatgtaaatatataaCGTAGGCCCACCAAGTGATGGTGCAGTGGGGTGGAAAACAATCAGAACTATGTGCAGGCCACTTCAACAACTCCAGTGTCCTTCACATAGTTCTGACTGTTCTCCACTCCACTGCACCATCACCTTTTGGATAAAATGAAACTACAGGTTCATCATTTCCCAGCATCAGCACCTAAGCTCACTAATGCCCTTATAGAATGCTTGAATAAACAGAAATACCCACATAAAGACTTAAAGATCTAGcggaaagccttcacagaagatTGAAGTACATTATACCAGGTAagttgaaataaatgtttagcAAGCGTATATGGGTGTCATGGTTAGGGCTGCACAAACCTTTGGTGATATACTGCACATAAAAAATCAGGCTGTAGTGGTCAGTTTTTGCTAGTAATTTATAGAAcaaacacaaaagcaaaaataCATTGTAGATAGTGAGGGTAGTTGAGTGGGTCTCTAGCATTTAGaataactgtttttatttgtacattacACCACCATTACAGAAGTTTTTGGtaaattttctataacagcagtttTGATAGTTgcatgttttattgtttgtagTAGCAGCTCATTTACAGAGACAACTTTGTGAATAGTGCATACCCCATatacacttaataataataataataataataataatacatattattattattgttgttattattattattattattattattattattattattatgtgtaatAATTAGGATGAACTTTAATATAAGGAGACTATAAGTAGTTTATTAACATGTAGTTGtaataaacttttaagtttACTGACATcttcatttaatgttttacatgatgtaattttttttgtattaagtaATACAAATACTGGTTATACTGgttgtaataatataataattataaaaggaaCAGCGATTATGATGCATTGGGtctaaagttaatttaaaatattagtgAAACAGACAAATGAATAAGAATTATATTACATACACAAGCAGATATTATACACGCTATATTATTGTCCTgatatgcatttaaatattttgttagaCACAATttaagaacttgcacaatttttacatacacaatgtacagtacaagcagTAATGTGAGCTTTAGTGTCAGTTACACTGGTTTCCTTTGACAAGGAAAAAAGATCCAGTAGCGACTCCAAGCAGTCCTACAGCCAGACCCACTCCACAGAACACAGCCGGACCCACACTGGGAAGTTCAACTTccacctctacacacacacatgcataaagAAAACATGCTACTGGATCAGATTATTCACGCATAAGagcatttatttagaaaaagtagatttaatatttaaa
This region of Clarias gariepinus isolate MV-2021 ecotype Netherlands chromosome 9, CGAR_prim_01v2, whole genome shotgun sequence genomic DNA includes:
- the LOC128530191 gene encoding DLA class II histocompatibility antigen, DR-1 beta chain-like, with product MMAKLWICLLLELFSMLDTIGGYYMEGRSECIYSSSDLSDMVYIQSCIFNKIRYRWFNSTVGKYQGYTQHGIFNAERFNNDTAFMQRKRADVNDFCKHNAKNRYSAIIGKSVEPRVMVKSVKQSDGSHPAMLMCSAYNFYPKFIKVTWLRNCKEVEGGVTSTEEMANGDWYYQVHSHLEYKPESGEEISCVVEHASFTKPMSYKWDPSAPASERSKTAIGASGLVLGIVLSATGFIYYKKKSSGTY